Proteins from one Candida orthopsilosis Co 90-125, chromosome 2 draft sequence genomic window:
- a CDS encoding Cct8 chaperonin-containing T-complex subunit, producing MSLKLPQAPNSGLFKKGYSSYSNEDGAITRNVEAVREIATILQTSMGPSGRNKIIVNKLGRKFITNDAATMINELEIVHPVVKILIMASKQQEFEMGDNTNLVIILAGEFLNVAEKLLSLGLNVSEIIQGFNLANKFVLETLDKLVVDKISSFETDLIKAVKPVISAKQYGVEDTISKLVVKAVQSVVNPKNPANFNVDGIRVVKIMGSSLSQSEVVKGMVFPREPEGSVKNVTNSKVAVFTCPIDISTTETKGTVLLHNAQEMLDFTKGEEQQLDQMCKEINDSGAKVVVAGSNVGELALHYLNKYGILVLRVPSKFDLRRICQVCGATPLPRLGAPTPDEMGEIDVIETKEIGGDRVTIFRQSESSSRTATIVVRGATQNNLDDVERAIDDGVSSIKGLLKDNRLLPGAGAIEIELSKRVTQYGETTPGLNQLAIKSFAKAFEVVPRVLAETSGFDSTEVISKLYAAHADDSGKEGLKQGLNIDTGDVEDTGVLDVLATKKSAIDLAVEATNTILSIDQIIMAKRAGGPVMPQQPRPGNWDQDD from the coding sequence ATGTCATTGAAATTACCACAAGCACCTAATTCAGGCTTGTTTAAGAAGGGATACTCCTCGTACTCGAATGAAGATGGAGCAATAACAAGAAATGTCGAAGCAGTACGTGAAATTGCCacaattttgcaaacttCAATGGGACCAAGTGGGAGAAATAAGATCATTGTCAACAAGCTTGGTAGgaaattcatcaccaatgaTGCTGCCACTATGattaatgaattggaaattgttcATCCAGTAGTAAAGATCCTAATCATGGcttcaaaacaacaagaatttgaaatgggTGATAATACCAATCTTGTCATTATATTAGCTGGAGAATTTTTAAATGTTGCTGAGAAGTTATTGAGTTTAGGTTTGAATGTATCCGAAATCATTCAAGGGTTCAATTTGGCTAATAAATTCGTTTTAGAAACATTGGAtaaattggttgttgataaaatttcatcatttgaaactGATTTAATCAAAGCTGTTAAACCAGTAATTTCAGCAAAACAATATGGTGTTGAAGatacaatttccaaattggtGGTGAAAGCAGTACAGTCAGTAGTCAACCCCAAGAACCCAGCAAATTTTAACGTTGATGGAATTAGGGTAGTTAAAATTATGGGATCTTCATTATCTCAATCTGAAGTTGTTAAAGGTATGGTTTTCCCTAGAGAACCAGAAGGATCAGTTAAAAATGTCAccaattcaaaagttgCTGTATTTACATGTCCAATTGATATATCAACCACTGAAACTAAAGGGACGGTATTGTTACATAATGCACAAGAAATGCTTGATTTTACAAAAGGTgaagaacaacaattggatcaaatgTGTAAAGAAATTAATGATTCTGGTgcaaaagttgttgttgctggaTCCAATGTTGGTGAATTGGCATTACATTATTTAAACAAGTATGGTATATTGGTATTGCGTGTACCTTCGAAATTCGATTTAAGAAGAATTTGTCAAGTTTGTGGAGCTACTCCATTACCTAGATTAGGTGCTCCAACACCCGATGAAATGGGTGAAATTGATGTAATTGAAACTAAAGAAATTGGCGGTGATCGAGTCACCATATTCAGACAAAGTGAATCTAGTTCAAGaacagcaacaattgtAGTCCGTGGAGCTACTCAAAACAACTtggatgatgttgaaagagccattgatgatggtgtAAGTTCAATAAAGGGATTACTTAAGGATAATAGACTATTACCTGGTGCAGgtgcaattgaaattgaattgtcaAAACGTGTTACTCAATATGGAGAAACCACACCTGGTTTAAACCAATTGGCtatcaaatcatttgctaaagcttttgaagttgttcCTCGAGTACTTGCAGAAACATCAGGATTCGATTCGACCGAAGTGATTAGTAAGTTGTATGCTGCCCATGCTGATGATAGTGGGAAAGAAGGTTTGAAACAAGGTTTGAATATTGATACGGgagatgttgaagatacTGGCGTATTAGATGTCTTGGCTACAAAGAAATCAGCTATTGATTTAGCTGTTGAAGCTACAAATACGATCTTGTCTATTGACCAAATAATAATGGCCAAGAGAGCTGGTGGACCAGTAATGCCACAGCAACCAAGACCTGGAAATTGGGATCAAGATGATTAA
- a CDS encoding Trp1 phosphoribosylanthranilate isomerase yields MKLVKICGVKTLESAETAILNGADLIGCILVPQKSRTIDFSTAKQIAQFVKRGRPQSVAQMMSHLSQKCDSFASPVDYFEYVSKLVLDNGPFLVGVFQNQSRDEVLKIANEIGLDFIQLHGSEQKLDYTNDEFGLVPRYVVPQDTEQLKHDSEELMKRGVLSLPLLDSAQGGEGKVIDWEYISGNLNFTRAILAGGLTPENIRDTKDVKNILGFDVSGGVETDGEKDLTKIIRFIAGGKSL; encoded by the coding sequence ATGAAGCTAGTCAAGATCTGCGGAGTGAAAACTCTCGAATCAGCAGAAACAGCAATCCTTAACGGGGCCGACTTGATTGGATGTATTCTCGTCCCCCAAAAATCACGCACAATCGACTTTTCCACAGCTAAACAAATTGCCCAATTTGTGAAAAGAGGCAGACCACAATCGGTAGCTCAAATGATGTCCCACTTAAGCCAAAAATGCGACAGTTTTGCATCACCTGTAGATTATTTCGAGTACGTTTCGAAATTGGTGCTTGATAATGGACCGTTCTTAGTTGGTGTGTTTCAGAACCAATCGCGAgatgaagttttgaaaattgctAACGAAATTGGGCTAGATTTTATTCAGTTACATGGTTCAGAACAGAAACTCGACTACACTAATGATGAATTCGGATTGGTTCCACGTTATGTCGTGCCTCAAGATAcagaacaattgaaacatgaTAGCGAGGAATTAATGAAACGAGGAGTTTTGAGTTTACCCTTACTTGATTCAGCTCAAGGCGGTGAGGGGAAAGTGATTGATTGGGAATACATTAGTGGGAATTTAAATTTCACAAGGGCGATTTTAGCTGGTGGATTGACACCGGAGAATATTCGTGATACAAAAGATGTGAAGAATATTTTAGGGTTCGATGTAAGTGGTGGGGTAGAAACTGATggtgaaaaagatttgactAAAATCATTCGATTTATTGCTGGTGGAAAGAGTCTATag